CGGCTTCGTTTAGAGAAGGTTTGAGGTGTTTCGCCATCAAAAATACGTGCTTGACGATCGCCTTTTCTGATTCGTTATAAGAAATACTTCCGGTGTGATTTCCGACAAACATTGGATGTAAGTGGATGAAGGCCCCAATCGTTCCGCAGTGAGATGCGATCGCTTGCAATTGTTGTTGAAGATGTTCTTCACTCAAGTTTGCTAAGGTGACGCGGGTTACTCCTGTGGGTAAAGGCGCTTGTTGGGCGATGAGCGATTGGGGGAAGCTGATAACTACTACTTTCCAGCCTTTCTCGATTAGGGATTCAGTTAATTTATAAGTGGTGAGGGAACCATCATCGGTGATTAAACCAATGTGTCCCTCTGGTAACGTGAAATCCAAATAATCGGGCTGTGGTAGACTTCTGAGTTTGACGAGATGGCGCTGGATATTATGCTCTAATTCCGGTGGCTGCTGTTGGACAAACTCAGGTTCAGACTTTTTTTTTTCACCTCCAGCCAACTGCTGTAGGTAATCGACTATTTGACCGATGGTGCGGAGGTCGCCGAGTTCTTCAATATTCGGTTTGGGTAAGTTGGGGTACATTTCTTGCATCGCCCCTAAGATTTCCACCCGTTTAATCGAGTCAATTCCTAAATCAGCTTCCATGTCCATTTCCAGTTCCAGCATCTCCACTGGATAACCAGTTTTATCGCTGGTGATAGCTAACAGGGTTTCGCCTAAGTTTGCAAATTCATCACTTGTAGCGGGAGTGGGAGAGGCTTCTGGTTCTGGGGTGAATGCGACAACTACGCTTGGTTCCGGTGCAGCGACTACCTCAACTACTGGTGCAACCTCTACTGCAATCTCGGTTGCTGGTTGTACTTCGTGAATTGCAATTTCTACCGAAACACTTTTGGAAGCGTGGGATTGCAGATACTCGACAACTTGACCGATGGTTCGTTTTTCTGACAGTTCTTCTAAATTGGGTTTGGGTAGGTTGGGGTACATCTCTTGTAGCGCCCCTAAGATTTCCACCCGTTTGATGGAGTCAATCCCTAAATCAGCCTCCATGTCCATGTCCATTTCCAGCATTTCGACTGGGTAGCCGGTCTTGTCGCTGGTGATGGCTAACAGGTTTTTATCCAAGTCAACAATATCGATGGTTGCGCCAGATACAGGTGCAGCAGTTGTAGGTGCTGGTTCTGGAGTGAAGGCAACAACTTCGTTGGCTGGAGGTGAGCTAATTTTGACTACAACCTCGGCTTGAGGTTCTACAACTGGGGCAGGTGGCGCGACTACAGGCTCTACTGTCTCTACAGTGGCGAAGTGGGGAGTAGGAAGCGGGGAGTAGGAAGTTTCAACTACAGGTTCTACAGCAGCCGGCAGAGGTGCTTGGGTAACATTTAAGCCATTTTTAGTTACAGGCAAAGGCTGGCTTTCTACTATCTTGGTAGTGGCGGGTACTGGTGCTTCTGTGGTGAATGGAGCGAAATTGCTGAGTTTCTCTGTTAGTTGAGTTGCTCCCTCACCTGAGATGATTTGAGAATACTCTTGCTGGATGAGTTGGAAAAAGCTCTTAGTATATTCCAGTTGCTCTTGAAGATATTGCTCATGGATGCGTAGGGTTTCACCTTGTTGGGAGTGAAACTGCATCATGCTACGCTCTAAGCTTTCCATGACAACTAGCTTCATTTTGGCAGTTTCGGCTGTTGATTTACTTTCACTCAACAAGGAATTCTGCTGTTGCATCAGTTGGAAAAACGCTTTGGCGTATTCCATTTGATGGTTGAGATAAGTACCGTGAACTTGTAAATTCTCGGCTTGATTTTCCTGGAACTGTGTCAGGAGATATTCTAAACTTGCTAAAAGTTGTTCGTAATTTGTAAGTTTTTCTGGTGTTGGTTGCATCTTAGATTCCTGGGCTGGTTGCGACAGGGTGACAGGATTCATCTGTTGCTCTGGCTGGGTGATGATACTAGCAGTCACACCGTTCATTGATGGGGTAAGTTTTTTATGTCCGTTAGTCTCTATCACTGCTACAGGTGGAGTTACACCGGGGCTGCTAAATAAAGGAGCCGCTTCAGAATATTCGGGGGTGGGTAATGTGACTTTATGCCCATCCTGCAAAGCTAGAGCGAAGGCATTTTTCGTTTTTTCGGATCTGTAGTTGATGCCGTTTAAACGCACATTTAATGTCTTCTTCGTCTCAATTGGGGGAATAGTTTGGGGAAGTTGGTAAGGATCGAGGTTATTCAAAGCCAAGCCAATTACCCGCAATTGCACAACTGCTTCTCGCAAGGAGCGATCGCTATTCTTTTGAACGCTAGGATTCAAAGATACGGTGATGTGTGGGCGATCGCCAAGAATCTCTTTCACCAAGTTGCTGAGAATTCTCCTCGGCCCAAATTCCACAAAGCAAGTACCACCCGCCGCATAGATATTTTCAATTTCCTGTTTAAACAGCACTGAGTTGGAAAGGTGCGTTTCCAGGATTTTTTGAATATTTTGGGCTTCCTTGGGATACTGTTTACTGGTAACGTTACTGTAAACAGGGATTTTCGGAGTTTGGAACTTGACAGACTTGGTAGCGATCGCAAATGATTTCTGAGCAAAGGCGATTAGCGGTGTATGGAACGCTGCTGAAACAGGTAGCAATACAGCTGTATATCCTTTCTCGTGTAAAATCTCTCTGACTTTCGCTATTTCTGCGGTCGGCCCAGCCAAGACAAATTGAGTGGGAGAATTTTGATTAGCGATCGCAACTTGCGGAAACTGCTTCAACACTGCTTCCACTTTGCTGATGTCTTCTTTGACAGCCAGCATACTTCCCGCATCATGATCTGGGTCTTCAGGTGCAGCCATTGCTTGACCCCTAGCTTTTACTAGGAACAAGTAATCTTCAGTACTCAAAACTCCCGCAGCCCATAGTGCTGTTAGTTCACCAAAGCTATGACCAGCAACAAAATCTGACTTAAATCCAGCTTGTTGCAGTATGCTGTACATCCCTGCACTCAACACCCCGATGGCTGGTTGAGCGTATTCTGTGCGTTGCAAGGCAGCAATTTGGACATTCTTTTCTGCCTCTCCAAACACAGGATGAGGAAAAACAATCTCTGAAAGCGGCTGCAAATTATCTTTGAGCAACAGGCTATCCATATAACCATGCAGACGGCGCATCAAAGGAAAATTCATCACCAGTTCGCGCCCCATCTCCAAGTATTGCGAACCTTGTCCAGAAAATAGAGAGACAACTTTTCCGCCCAACTCCATACCAGAAGCGCGGTAATAAATCCCTTGGGGATGCTCCCAAGATGCTGCTGAACCTTTGAGTTTCAGCCAGTCAATGCTAGTTTGCAGAAACTTGCAAGCTTCTTCGAGATTTTCAGCTACAAACCCAAATCGGGGAGCAGAGAGGGGAATTTGTGGCGATTTGCACTCATTGACTAATTGTGAGTAGTGTCTGGGTGCATCTGGCGATCGCAACTTACCTAAAATCTCTTCTGATTTGCTCAACAATTGCTCTACCGTAGGAGCAAACAACAGCACTTCACTAGCACCACTGTGTAAGCGGTAAGCGTGGTTTTGGTCAGCTTCGTATTCTTCCAAAACAACGTGATAGTTAGTACCACCAAATCCAAAGGAACTTACACCCGCGCGTCTTGGTGTTTCACCTTCAGCCCGAATCCAAGGTCTGGTTTCGGTATTGAGATAGAATGACGAATTTTTAATATTGAGTTTGGGGTTTGGCTCAGTGATGTTAATTGTCGGCGGTAATACTTTGTGATGTAAAGCCAAAGCAGTTTTAATCAAACTCGCCGCACCCGCAGCCGCTTTTGTGTGTCCGATTTGTGATTTCACACTACCCAAAGCGATGTGCTGCTTTTTGTCATCATGTACATCAAAGAAGTCTTTTAAAGAACCGAATTCTGTCGGATCTCCAGCCATTGTCCCAGTGCCATGTGCTTCCATCAAACCAACAGTAGCAGGAGAGAAGCCGGCATCTTCATAAGCACGTTCTAAGGCTTTAACTTGGCCTTCTTTGCGAGGAGCATAAATGCTCTTGTAACGCCCATCGCTGGAAGTACCAATACCTTTAATTACGGCATAGATTTTATCGTTGTCCCGTTCAGCATCTTCCAAACGTTTCAGGACAATCATGCCAATACCTTCACCCAGCATCATCCCATCAGATTTAGCATCGAAAGGTTTGACATTTTCACTGGGAGAAACCGCCGGTGTTTTGCTGAAGGATATGTAAGCCATGATGGTGTTATCGGTATCAACACCACCAGTTAGCATCATGTCAGAACGATGTTCAACTAGCTCACTAATTGCCATTTTTAAAGCACCAAAGGAACTAGCGCAAGCGGCATCAACTACACAATTCATCCCACCAAAATTTAGGCGATTGGCAATTCTACCCGCGACTACATTAGCTAACATTCCAGGGAAAGCGTTCTCATCCCACTTAACGTAAGCGCTTTTGATTTTCTCAACGATTTTTTGCGTATCTTCGTCAGATAAACCACTGCTTTTAAGTGCTTTTTCCCAAATCGGATATTCCAATCTCGCTGAAAGTGGCATTCCTAACTGCTTGGCCATCGCCACGCCTAAAATTACGCCAACAGTTTCGCGGCTAAACTCACGTTTTTCGCCATAGCCTGCATCTTCCATTGCCTCTTTCGCAACCACTAAACTTAATAGTTGCGATACATCTGTGACTTCTAAAATGCTGGGTGGTATGCCGAATTCCATCGGGTTAAAATCAACCTCTGGAAGAAACCCACCTCTTTTACAGTAAGTTTTATCTTCAGTAGTTCTGGGATTCGGATCGTAATAATCTTCCACGCTCCAGTGAGTGGAAGGAACATCAGTAATACAGTCAATTTTGTTTACAATATTTTGCCAGTATTCCCGTAAATTTCTAGCTTTAGGTAATAGAGAAGCCATGCCAACGATGGCGATAGGATTGTGTTGTAATTGTCTGTTAATTTTGTTGATTGACACTGATTTATTTGGCTTATCTGACTTCATCTTTTTTTCCTCAATAGACCTCATCACAGCCTGTTCACAATTATTGACAAGGCTCTCTAACTCCGCTAAGGCAGTATCAATTGAATAAGCAGACATAGGGCATAGTTAGTACTGTGGATTGTGTAGCTACAGTAATTTCTGTTGCCTACTAAATAATCAAAATCTCTCGTCTTGTTAGCAGCTAGCTATCCCAATACGGTTCAGATAAGCATTTTTCACTGTCCTTGTGGTCTGGGGAATGGGGAAGGGTTAAAGGATGTATTCAAAACCTTTCCCCTTTTCCCTTTCCCCTTTTCCCTTTCCCCTTTAACCGAACCGTATTGCTAGCTATCCTATCTGCCTCCAAATCGACACCACACGATACATACTGCCCTCATAAAGCCTTAGAAGGCGATTTTGATACACAGCGTAGGCGTAGCCCGTCGTAGACATCGCGAAAAAATGTTATACAACGCTAGACTCTTAATATTGGGTCAATCAATTTTGGATTTTAGATTTGTGTTAGCGAGTCTTAAAGTGTCTTTTAGATTTGTTTCACCTACAATAAGTACAGGATGAACCAAAAAAATCCAAAATCCAAAATCTAAAATGTTTTGAGCAATGGTATCCTACTGGAGCGATGAAAACTGAGGAGTAGCTAAGAGAACAGAAGCGTTTTTTCACCCGAAACCGTTTGATTATCTAGCCCAACTACAACAATATAGCTGGTGTTAATGACAACGTTCTGTATCTTGATGAATGTCATAGCTAGTTTCAACGTCCGGGATAACATATTTTATGGTACTTGACCCAGTAAAGTTGACAAGTTCGTTACAGAAAAGACACCACCTTTAATCCGAGTTTATGCAAGTTAAAAAAGTAATTAAACGAGCGTAAGGTGATGACAAAGCAGTTATCTGTAGTTATTTTTAATTTCAAAATATCAATTAAATAACTAGTTTGTATAACTACTTTAAGGCATTGAATTAATAAAAACAATAACACACTTTACAGAAACTAAATCATTCCTTTAAAGTTATTTTATAAATAACCCGACACTCTTACTGATGTGAATTTTGAATAAAAATCAGCAGAAAAGTATAATTTATAACTATAAAAATGTGTGAGAGATTCTCTTATCTATGGGTTAGATAGAAATATTCTCTTGAGTAAATCAACAGTACAAATTTGTTGTCTAGTAAGTAACAATTCAATGAATACATAGATAAATTGGATAACCATAAGTATTTTTTCTCAGAGAAACATTTTAATTGAACTAAAGTTGTTAGTCATTTTTCAATATAAGTCAATTCAAGAAGTAAAGCGGTTATTTATAAAGCAAATGTTAATTTTTAGTATGTTCCTTGCTAAACATAATATGGGTAAAATGAGTCTCCAGTGAAAATTTAACCGAAAACAAATCTCAGGGTTTCTATCTACCCGCTCTGCAATCAATCAATTGCAGTGTTCATAGCTAAATTATTGGCAATTCATATAGATGTGGAGCGGCTTCCCGCAGGGTATTACCCCTACTACGAATCGCTACAAGAATGTCTTATAATACACAACCTTGTTAATAATAATCTGTTAGTAATATCAAATCTGCTTAATAACTAACTATTGGTTGGTATTCAATTGCTAGACAATAAATTAGTAACGAGTAAATTCTTCAGTCTCTAATCTGACGATCATGAAATATTTTAGTGAGAGAATCAGGACTTATGCGAATTTAATTGGTTGACAAAGCTCAATTTTCACGCCATACTTAACAACAAGTTTATCCAACCTTTGAGTTCATTTTTATTAGCGCTTCGTTGTTTTTGAGAGTTAAGTTTTCTGGCTAGCGCGATTGTATTTTACGCTACTGGACTAGATATCAAATTAGGATATAACTTAGGAAGCTTTGAAGTAACACGCCATTAATTTTCACGCCACAATAGTAAGTTTGGGCGGTAAAAGCGTACAAAAATCATATAAAACCAATTTAGATTCATCCACTTGATTAAGGTAGAAAACCTAGAGGAAAAGCCTCTTGGTAATTTGCGGATGAGTCTATTGTAATCCACTAAATATAACCAGGTTATCTCCTAAAAAAGCAGAATTGGAATGAAAATATGGCAGTAAATAAAGAAAGTCGATTATTCACAAAACCTGTAGGCCGATCGCAACTAATTCTAGCAGCTTCTCTGACTTTAGCGGCTGGATTAATCGCTTTCTATAGTTTGACACCCTATTGGTCTAAACCAAAAGTTGTGACAGCGCCAGCCAACCCTCCAAAAGCTGCCACGCCTGCGAAAGTTACTATAACAGCTTTGGGACGTTTGGAGCCAGAAGGTGAAGTTACTTCTTTGACTGCTCCTGCTTCTAATAATGGGGTACGAGTAGACAGACTGTTGGTGAAAGAAGGAGATACGGTTAAAGCAGGGCAATTATTGGCCTATCTCGAAAATTATGGTCGTTCTAGAACCGCATTGCAACAGGCTTTAGACCAGTTGCAAGTTGCCAAAGCGAAATTAGCGCAGGTGAAATCTGGAGGTAAAACCGGAGATGTCGATGCTCAAAAGGCTGTAATTGCCCGGTTAGAGCCACAATATAAAGGTGACGTTGCTACCCAACAGGCCACAATCGACCGCATCCAGGCGGAAGTAGACAACGCTCAAGCTGAGAATAACCGCTATCAGCAATTATATAAACAAGGGGCGATCGCGGCTTCTGTAGCAGATACCAAAGCTTTGCAACTAAAGACTACACAACAGCAGCTAACAGAAGCGCAAGCCACCCTCAAGCGGACTCAAGACACATACCAAGAACAACGCAAACAAGCAGAAGCGCAACTCAAGAGTATAGGCGAAGTGCGTGGTGTAGATGTTCAAGTTGCACAAACCGAAGTCAACAGTGCAACAACTTCTGTGCAACAAGCAAAAGCCGACTTGGATTTAAGTTATATCAAATCTCCCATCGATGGCAAAATTTTGAAAATTCACGCCAAAACTGGAGAAGTCATCAGCACCAGCAGAGGATTTGCTGAAATAGGTAAGACATCTCAAATGTATGTGATTGCAGAGGTGTATCAAACCGATGTTCAAAAAGTGCGTGTAGGACAAAAAGCCACCATTAGCAGCACTGCATTTACCGGAACATTAAAAGGAACTGTGAAAGAGATTGGTTGGCAAGTTGATAAGCAAAGCATCTTTAGCCTTAACCCTGGTTCAGATACAGACCGCAGAATAATTGAGGTCAAAATCTCCATAGATAATGCCGCAGATAGTGAAAAGGTTGCTCGTTTAACCAACTTACAAGTGGATGTTGCCATTCATATTTAGTCTATTAGGCATTAGTGATTAGTCATTCACAAATGACAAATGACATAGGCGCTTTGCCTTCCCGCAGGGTATGACAAATAACAAATAAATCCATGATTTTCAAAATTCCTTTAGCATGGCTACAGCTAGCCCAGCAAAAAGTTCGTTTACTAGTAGCTGTAGCCGGGATTGGTTTTATTGTGCTGCTCATGTTTGTGCAACTTGGTTTTCAAGATGCTCTCTATTCCAGCGCAACCGCAGTACATCAAAATCTCAAGGGAGATTTATTTTTAGTTAGTTCGCAATATAAATCTTTGACCTCAAATCAAAGCTTTTCGCGGACTCGTTTATACCAATCTCTAGGGTTTGATGGCGTAGAGTCAGTTAGCCCGATGTATTTGCAATTTGCCAAACTAAAAAATCCGGCAACTGGTGAGAAATATTCAATATATGTTATTGGTTTCGATCCAGGTAAACCTGTGATAAATCTCCCAGAAGTTGAGAAAAATTTAGACAAACTCAAAATTCCCGATGTCGTACTTTTTGACCGGAGTTCTCGTCCAGAGTTTGGCCCAATAGCTGAAAAATTTAATGCGGGAGATACTGCACAGACAATTGAAATCTTTCCCTTCAATTCATTAATTGGCTATCGAGTCAGAATTGGTGGTTTATTCAGCTTAGGGCCTTCCTTTGGGGTAGACGGCAATTTACTTGTCAGTGACTCAACTTTCTTGAGGATAAATCCCAATACTCGTCCGGCAGATATGATCGATATCGGTTTAATTTCCCTCAAACCTGGCACTAATGCAGAAAACGTACTGAAGAATTTGCAAGCAAGTTTACCTAATGATGTCCAAATTTTCACACGTCAAGGCTTCATTGATTTTGAGAAAAAATATTGGGCTGTTAGAACACCCATTGGTTTTATACTTAACTTGATGTTGACAATGGCTGCCGTTGTTGGTGTAGTAATTGTTTATCAAATTCTTTACAGCAATATTGCTACCCAATTCGTTGCTTATGCAACTTTAAAAGCCATAGGTTATGCCAATAGATATTTGCTGAATGTGGTATTTCAGCAAGCTTTAATTTTGGCAATCTTAGGTTACATCCCAGGATTTATTACTTCTGTATTGTTGTATAGTTTTGCCGCAGATGCAACTAAGCTACCCATAGTAATGACTAATAATAATGCACTGCTTGTTTTAACTTCAACAGTTTTAATGTGTATCACCTCCGGGGCACTTGCTATCAACAAACTCCGCTCCGCAGATCCGGGAGATATTTTCTAAGCAAGATAAATTACTCTAAGTAAACCTCCACCACAGTTTACTAGGCTTTTATTTTAATCCAAAATCCAAAATCCAAAATCTAAAATTGGCATACCCACTAATATATGAACCTCAACAACAAAACTCTTCTAATTACTGCAATTGATGAATTTGTCGGTTTGCGTACAGCAGAGTTAGCAATAGCGCAGGGAATGAAAGTTCGTGGATTACAAAGTTCTACAGCAAAAAACAAACAATTACAGGATTTAGGTGTTGAGGTAATTATTGGTAGCATCACCGATTCTGCTATTGCTCAAAAAGCTTGTCAGGGTGTAGATATCGTTTTACATACAGATCAAATTGCCGAAGAAGCTGGTGCAATTAGCCATTTTCGTGATGTTAATGTTGGCGGTGCTGTCAACATGGCTAAAGCTGCTAAACAGGCTAGTGTCAAAACATTT
This Nostoc sp. C052 DNA region includes the following protein-coding sequences:
- the devC gene encoding ABC transporter permease DevC, producing MIFKIPLAWLQLAQQKVRLLVAVAGIGFIVLLMFVQLGFQDALYSSATAVHQNLKGDLFLVSSQYKSLTSNQSFSRTRLYQSLGFDGVESVSPMYLQFAKLKNPATGEKYSIYVIGFDPGKPVINLPEVEKNLDKLKIPDVVLFDRSSRPEFGPIAEKFNAGDTAQTIEIFPFNSLIGYRVRIGGLFSLGPSFGVDGNLLVSDSTFLRINPNTRPADMIDIGLISLKPGTNAENVLKNLQASLPNDVQIFTRQGFIDFEKKYWAVRTPIGFILNLMLTMAAVVGVVIVYQILYSNIATQFVAYATLKAIGYANRYLLNVVFQQALILAILGYIPGFITSVLLYSFAADATKLPIVMTNNNALLVLTSTVLMCITSGALAINKLRSADPGDIF
- a CDS encoding ABC exporter membrane fusion protein, which produces MAVNKESRLFTKPVGRSQLILAASLTLAAGLIAFYSLTPYWSKPKVVTAPANPPKAATPAKVTITALGRLEPEGEVTSLTAPASNNGVRVDRLLVKEGDTVKAGQLLAYLENYGRSRTALQQALDQLQVAKAKLAQVKSGGKTGDVDAQKAVIARLEPQYKGDVATQQATIDRIQAEVDNAQAENNRYQQLYKQGAIAASVADTKALQLKTTQQQLTEAQATLKRTQDTYQEQRKQAEAQLKSIGEVRGVDVQVAQTEVNSATTSVQQAKADLDLSYIKSPIDGKILKIHAKTGEVISTSRGFAEIGKTSQMYVIAEVYQTDVQKVRVGQKATISSTAFTGTLKGTVKEIGWQVDKQSIFSLNPGSDTDRRIIEVKISIDNAADSEKVARLTNLQVDVAIHI
- a CDS encoding type I polyketide synthase, with product MSAYSIDTALAELESLVNNCEQAVMRSIEEKKMKSDKPNKSVSINKINRQLQHNPIAIVGMASLLPKARNLREYWQNIVNKIDCITDVPSTHWSVEDYYDPNPRTTEDKTYCKRGGFLPEVDFNPMEFGIPPSILEVTDVSQLLSLVVAKEAMEDAGYGEKREFSRETVGVILGVAMAKQLGMPLSARLEYPIWEKALKSSGLSDEDTQKIVEKIKSAYVKWDENAFPGMLANVVAGRIANRLNFGGMNCVVDAACASSFGALKMAISELVEHRSDMMLTGGVDTDNTIMAYISFSKTPAVSPSENVKPFDAKSDGMMLGEGIGMIVLKRLEDAERDNDKIYAVIKGIGTSSDGRYKSIYAPRKEGQVKALERAYEDAGFSPATVGLMEAHGTGTMAGDPTEFGSLKDFFDVHDDKKQHIALGSVKSQIGHTKAAAGAASLIKTALALHHKVLPPTINITEPNPKLNIKNSSFYLNTETRPWIRAEGETPRRAGVSSFGFGGTNYHVVLEEYEADQNHAYRLHSGASEVLLFAPTVEQLLSKSEEILGKLRSPDAPRHYSQLVNECKSPQIPLSAPRFGFVAENLEEACKFLQTSIDWLKLKGSAASWEHPQGIYYRASGMELGGKVVSLFSGQGSQYLEMGRELVMNFPLMRRLHGYMDSLLLKDNLQPLSEIVFPHPVFGEAEKNVQIAALQRTEYAQPAIGVLSAGMYSILQQAGFKSDFVAGHSFGELTALWAAGVLSTEDYLFLVKARGQAMAAPEDPDHDAGSMLAVKEDISKVEAVLKQFPQVAIANQNSPTQFVLAGPTAEIAKVREILHEKGYTAVLLPVSAAFHTPLIAFAQKSFAIATKSVKFQTPKIPVYSNVTSKQYPKEAQNIQKILETHLSNSVLFKQEIENIYAAGGTCFVEFGPRRILSNLVKEILGDRPHITVSLNPSVQKNSDRSLREAVVQLRVIGLALNNLDPYQLPQTIPPIETKKTLNVRLNGINYRSEKTKNAFALALQDGHKVTLPTPEYSEAAPLFSSPGVTPPVAVIETNGHKKLTPSMNGVTASIITQPEQQMNPVTLSQPAQESKMQPTPEKLTNYEQLLASLEYLLTQFQENQAENLQVHGTYLNHQMEYAKAFFQLMQQQNSLLSESKSTAETAKMKLVVMESLERSMMQFHSQQGETLRIHEQYLQEQLEYTKSFFQLIQQEYSQIISGEGATQLTEKLSNFAPFTTEAPVPATTKIVESQPLPVTKNGLNVTQAPLPAAVEPVVETSYSPLPTPHFATVETVEPVVAPPAPVVEPQAEVVVKISSPPANEVVAFTPEPAPTTAAPVSGATIDIVDLDKNLLAITSDKTGYPVEMLEMDMDMEADLGIDSIKRVEILGALQEMYPNLPKPNLEELSEKRTIGQVVEYLQSHASKSVSVEIAIHEVQPATEIAVEVAPVVEVVAAPEPSVVVAFTPEPEASPTPATSDEFANLGETLLAITSDKTGYPVEMLELEMDMEADLGIDSIKRVEILGAMQEMYPNLPKPNIEELGDLRTIGQIVDYLQQLAGGEKKKSEPEFVQQQPPELEHNIQRHLVKLRSLPQPDYLDFTLPEGHIGLITDDGSLTTYKLTESLIEKGWKVVVISFPQSLIAQQAPLPTGVTRVTLANLSEEHLQQQLQAIASHCGTIGAFIHLHPMFVGNHTGSISYNESEKAIVKHVFLMAKHLKPSLNEAAKHGRSCFCTVAHLDGAFGLEYKVNFGAIGAGLFGLTKTLRWEWPKVFTRAIDLSPRLDAKQSVQNIIAELHDPNLYISEVGYGSQGRVTIIAD